Proteins co-encoded in one uncultured Bacteroides sp. genomic window:
- a CDS encoding two-component regulator propeller domain-containing protein: MKRQILFFLLFFILILHSFASIEIRSKQITTSNGLANNSVRYILQDSKGFIWMGTLNGLCRYDGNSFITFKPQFGDKISLIDHRIYDLGEDKNGFLWINTSAELYSCYDLKHDCFVDFTGNGELRQTYSKKIIAKNGDVWLWNSGNGCRQVKYENGKFSSLSYTKRNRTLPSDLVTFVSDDSKGTVWIGTGLGLTRIYNGTSNIVDNHRNFINTVSYKGQTYFVTDRSDVLWYNPITHKLMAMASLPGQGSKITPTGCLLLKDEWVIFTNAGVYTYNFRSKSLIKDTRLFKETIISGSTINDNKGNCWIFNHTGKLWYVNVRTNKTKSFQLIPPNKINYIDNERYHIVHDSRNIIWISTYGNGLFAYDIAKDELEHYTSNINGFSHISSDFLQFVMEDKSGEIWVSSEFAGLSKITVLNENTNRIYPEDKSLSDRSNTVRMISRMDNGDIWIGTRKGSVYLYDSHLKVKSTAHSYNSNIYAVKQDASGKVWMGSRGDGLCIDGVWYKNEPNNPNSISENNVFSILRDSRNRMWIATFGGGLDLAVFTNGKYIFKHFFNQFYGQKQVRVLLQDKNGMIWAGTSDGVYVFNPDLIVKNPKRYYVFNCNNGKLKSNEIRAIIQDKNGRIWIGTSGAGFSTCELKKDYSTITFEHYNTQNGLVNDVVQSMNQDESGNLWIATEYGMSKFYPRTKLFENYFFSSYSLGNVYSENSTSKSSDGKLIFGTNYGLIVLDSKKVKRSFFSSPVVLTSLKINGINVSPEDPDSPLKQSISYSDKIVLKHSQNSFVIDFSSFNFYESELTKYSYKLENYDKEWSTPTSLNFAAYKNLPSGEYLLKVRVCNGSGVWDYRVTTLKIVVNPPFWLTIWAFLIYTIVLGVALYFAFKITRDFTRLHNKIQVEKQLTDYKLVFFTNISHEFRTPLTLIKGALERIQRINNYPKDFAHPLQTMEKSTNRMIRLIDQLLEFRKMQNNKLALSLEKTDVIAFVYEIFLSFSDISESKNMDFQFESSVNSYMMFIDKGKLDKIVYNLLSNSFKYTPSSGKVSLLVNVDQEKGVLLIRVKDSGVGIPKEKRAELFKRFMQSNFSGNSVGIGLHLVNELVGVHKGKIWYDENEEGGSVFSVSLPLDENIYGEKDFLIPNNILMKEEQFMNNVKLTVNESQEVSDAVPLNKYKILVIEDDNDVRQFLKEEIGVYFEVETAEDGVAGLEKIKDYDADLIVCDVMMPNMNGYEVTKRLKDDFQTSHIPVILLTALGTTENHLEGIESGADAYMTKPFSVKLLLTRIIKLIEQREKLREKFSSEPGVTRLAICSTDKDKEFIDKLHQILEAEIANAEFSIDDFAARMGLGRTVFYKKVKGVTGHSPNEYLRIIRMKKAAEMLLSTNLTVSEVSYKVGINDPFYFSKCFKSQFGVAPSVYQKQDEIKK, from the coding sequence ATGAAAAGACAGATCCTATTTTTTCTTCTATTTTTCATTCTCATCTTACATTCTTTTGCGTCGATAGAAATCCGCTCAAAGCAAATAACAACCAGTAACGGGTTGGCCAACAATTCTGTGCGGTATATACTTCAGGACAGTAAAGGCTTTATTTGGATGGGTACTCTTAACGGCTTGTGTCGTTATGATGGCAATTCGTTCATAACTTTCAAACCTCAGTTTGGCGATAAAATATCATTGATAGATCATCGTATATACGATCTGGGAGAAGATAAGAATGGCTTTTTGTGGATAAACACTTCTGCTGAATTATATAGCTGTTATGATTTGAAGCATGATTGCTTTGTCGATTTTACAGGGAATGGTGAATTAAGGCAGACGTATTCTAAAAAGATCATTGCTAAGAATGGAGATGTCTGGTTATGGAATTCAGGGAATGGATGCCGTCAGGTAAAATATGAAAATGGTAAATTCTCGTCATTAAGTTACACCAAGAGGAACAGGACATTGCCCAGTGATCTGGTAACGTTTGTATCTGATGATTCCAAAGGTACTGTCTGGATTGGAACTGGACTCGGACTCACACGGATATACAATGGAACAAGCAATATTGTTGATAACCACAGGAATTTTATTAATACTGTCAGCTATAAAGGACAAACCTATTTTGTGACTGACAGAAGTGATGTGCTTTGGTACAATCCCATTACACATAAATTGATGGCAATGGCTTCATTGCCGGGCCAGGGTAGTAAAATAACACCTACCGGATGTCTTCTTTTAAAGGATGAGTGGGTGATTTTTACAAATGCGGGTGTCTATACTTATAATTTCCGTTCAAAGTCTTTAATAAAGGATACCAGATTGTTTAAGGAAACAATTATTTCCGGTTCTACAATTAACGATAATAAAGGCAATTGCTGGATATTTAATCATACCGGGAAATTGTGGTATGTGAATGTCCGGACAAATAAAACTAAAAGTTTCCAGCTTATTCCCCCCAATAAGATTAACTATATCGATAATGAAAGATATCACATAGTACACGACTCAAGAAATATTATCTGGATCTCAACCTATGGAAACGGTTTGTTTGCTTATGATATTGCGAAGGATGAATTAGAACATTATACTTCAAATATCAATGGTTTTAGTCATATCAGTTCAGACTTTCTTCAATTTGTGATGGAGGATAAATCCGGGGAGATATGGGTTAGCTCTGAGTTTGCAGGATTATCAAAGATTACTGTATTAAATGAAAATACAAACCGTATTTATCCGGAAGACAAATCATTATCTGATCGTTCAAATACGGTTAGAATGATTTCAAGGATGGATAATGGTGATATCTGGATTGGAACACGAAAAGGTAGTGTGTATCTATATGATTCTCATCTGAAAGTAAAAAGTACAGCCCATAGTTATAACTCAAATATTTATGCTGTAAAACAAGATGCCTCAGGAAAGGTATGGATGGGAAGCCGGGGCGATGGTCTTTGCATTGATGGTGTGTGGTATAAAAATGAGCCTAATAATCCTAATTCTATTTCAGAAAACAATGTGTTTTCAATTCTGCGAGATAGCAGAAACAGAATGTGGATAGCCACTTTTGGAGGTGGTCTGGATCTGGCTGTCTTTACTAACGGGAAGTATATTTTTAAGCACTTCTTTAATCAGTTCTATGGCCAGAAGCAGGTAAGAGTGCTTCTGCAAGATAAGAATGGAATGATTTGGGCGGGAACCAGTGATGGCGTATATGTCTTTAATCCTGATCTGATTGTAAAGAATCCAAAGCGATATTATGTGTTTAACTGCAATAATGGAAAACTGAAAAGTAATGAGATACGTGCTATTATACAGGATAAGAATGGCCGTATCTGGATTGGTACATCAGGAGCCGGGTTTAGCACTTGTGAACTGAAGAAAGATTATAGTACAATAACATTTGAGCATTACAATACTCAGAATGGATTGGTTAACGATGTGGTTCAGTCAATGAATCAGGACGAATCCGGAAACTTGTGGATTGCTACTGAATATGGAATGTCTAAGTTTTATCCACGGACAAAGCTTTTTGAGAACTATTTCTTTTCAAGTTATTCATTAGGAAATGTATATAGCGAAAATAGTACAAGCAAATCCAGTGATGGAAAACTGATTTTTGGAACAAACTATGGATTAATAGTACTTGATTCAAAGAAGGTTAAAAGATCATTTTTCTCTTCTCCGGTAGTCTTAACCAGTCTTAAGATTAATGGCATTAACGTGAGTCCGGAGGATCCGGATTCACCACTCAAACAGTCTATCTCATACTCTGATAAGATAGTGCTAAAGCATTCTCAGAATTCGTTTGTGATCGACTTCTCTTCTTTTAATTTCTATGAATCAGAACTGACTAAGTATTCCTATAAGCTCGAGAATTACGATAAAGAATGGAGCACGCCAACTTCATTGAACTTTGCTGCGTATAAAAATCTGCCTTCAGGAGAATATCTTTTAAAGGTAAGAGTCTGCAATGGATCGGGAGTCTGGGATTATCGTGTAACAACCCTGAAGATTGTTGTCAATCCTCCATTCTGGCTTACTATCTGGGCATTCCTCATTTATACTATTGTTTTGGGAGTTGCTCTTTATTTTGCCTTTAAGATTACGCGTGACTTTACAAGACTTCATAACAAAATACAGGTTGAGAAACAACTAACGGATTATAAACTGGTTTTCTTTACCAATATATCTCATGAGTTTCGCACTCCGCTAACTCTTATTAAGGGTGCACTTGAGAGGATTCAGCGCATAAATAATTATCCGAAGGATTTTGCCCATCCTCTTCAAACAATGGAGAAAAGTACCAATCGTATGATTCGCCTGATTGATCAACTGCTTGAATTCAGAAAGATGCAGAATAATAAACTGGCTCTTTCTCTTGAAAAGACAGATGTAATTGCTTTTGTATATGAGATATTTCTCAGCTTCAGTGATATCTCGGAATCGAAGAATATGGATTTTCAGTTTGAATCTTCCGTGAATTCCTATATGATGTTTATAGATAAAGGGAAACTTGATAAGATTGTTTATAACTTGCTATCCAATTCCTTTAAATATACACCGTCATCAGGTAAAGTTTCTCTTTTGGTGAACGTTGACCAGGAAAAAGGTGTTCTCCTTATTCGTGTAAAGGACTCCGGAGTTGGAATTCCAAAGGAAAAACGTGCTGAGTTATTCAAACGTTTTATGCAGAGTAACTTCTCTGGCAACAGTGTTGGCATTGGACTTCATTTGGTTAATGAGTTGGTTGGTGTGCATAAAGGAAAGATCTGGTATGATGAAAATGAAGAAGGAGGCTCTGTGTTCAGTGTAAGCTTACCTTTGGATGAGAATATTTATGGTGAAAAGGACTTTCTGATTCCGAACAACATATTGATGAAAGAAGAACAGTTCATGAATAATGTTAAACTGACAGTCAATGAATCTCAGGAAGTTTCTGATGCTGTACCTTTAAATAAATATAAGATACTTGTTATTGAAGATGATAATGATGTACGTCAGTTCCTTAAAGAGGAAATTGGTGTGTATTTTGAGGTTGAAACAGCCGAGGATGGTGTTGCCGGACTTGAGAAGATTAAGGATTATGATGCCGACTTAATTGTTTGTGACGTTATGATGCCGAATATGAATGGCTATGAAGTTACTAAACGGTTGAAAGATGATTTCCAGACAAGTCATATCCCAGTTATATTGCTTACAGCATTAGGCACCACGGAAAATCATCTGGAAGGAATTGAAAGTGGAGCTGATGCCTATATGACTAAACCTTTTAGTGTGAAATTGCTGTTAACACGTATTATTAAACTCATTGAGCAGCGCGAAAAGCTGAGAGAAAAATTCTCCAGTGAACCGGGCGTCACTCGTCTTGCCATTTGCTCCACAGATAAAGATAAAGAATTTATAGATAAATTACACCAGATTCTGGAGGCTGAGATTGCTAATGCAGAGTTTTCCATAGATGATTTTGCTGCTCGGATGGGATTGGGAAGAACTGTTTTCTATAAAAAAGTAAAAGGTGTTACTGGACATTCGCCCAATGAGTATCTTCGCATTATTCGCATGAAGAAAGCTGCTGAAATGCTCCTTTCTACTAACCTTACAGTGTCGGAAGTATCTTATAAAGTGGGAATTAACGATCCATTCTATTTTAGCAAATGCTTTAAATCGCAGTTTGGAGTTGCACCTTCTGTGTATCAGAAACAAGATGAAATAAAAAAATAA
- the rhaM gene encoding L-rhamnose mutarotase, protein MKREAFKMFLKPGFEDEYQKRHAAIWPELKKLLQGSGVSDYSIFWDRETNVLFAVQKTDGNGSQDLGDNPIVQKWWAYMADIMDTNPDNSPVSIPIKEVFHMD, encoded by the coding sequence ATGAAAAGAGAAGCTTTTAAAATGTTTTTGAAGCCAGGATTTGAAGATGAGTATCAGAAAAGACATGCTGCTATCTGGCCGGAATTGAAAAAACTGTTGCAAGGTAGCGGCGTTTCAGATTACTCAATCTTTTGGGATAGGGAGACCAATGTACTTTTTGCTGTTCAGAAAACGGATGGCAATGGTTCGCAGGATCTGGGAGATAACCCGATTGTTCAGAAATGGTGGGCTTATATGGCTGATATCATGGATACTAATCCTGATAATTCTCCGGTTTCTATTCCTATAAAGGAAGTTTTCCACATGGATTAA
- a CDS encoding family 43 glycosylhydrolase — MFSSDANVGRPEAIVAGSSRKNENAPVVFVIGDSTVKNGQGKGDGDMWGWAAFFDNFFDTSKISVENHALGGMSSRTFLTAGLWEKVLPGIKKGDYLIIQFGHNDGGSLSTGRARASLNGTGEESQTVIMERTGGPEEVFTFGHYLRLYIRQAKAHGAIPIVLSHTPGNKWTGDKMDRCNETYGKWSKEVAEQEGAYFIDINDRSARKFESLGIEKTKSYYKDGVHTTFDGAVLNAKSVVEGILDLPDCPLNKYIEKTALSKEYKAAGKPLFRDPVYDGAADPVIVWNKKEQKWFMFYTNRRANMANSKGVDWVHGTPIGIAESSDGGATWKYRGTANINYGSKEATFWAPDIIENNGTYHMFLTVVPGIFSDWSHPREIIHLTSSNLIDWTFNSKISLASDKVIDACIVKAPDGMWRMYYNNEKDHKSIYYAQSKDLNKWEDKGKVIGDRAGEGPKVFAWKGKYFMIVDNWNGQAVYSSDDMENWRRQEHNILREPGKGTDDGTNGLHADVVVNNGNAYIIYFTHPGRVDIPAGKLDNYETRRSSIQVGKLEYENGEIKCDRDKPVYINLR, encoded by the coding sequence ATTTTTAGCTCGGATGCAAATGTTGGCCGCCCGGAAGCAATTGTAGCTGGTAGCAGCAGAAAAAATGAAAATGCTCCTGTAGTCTTTGTTATTGGTGATTCCACTGTAAAAAACGGTCAGGGTAAAGGTGATGGCGACATGTGGGGTTGGGCTGCTTTCTTTGATAATTTCTTCGATACTAGCAAAATTTCAGTAGAGAATCATGCGCTTGGTGGAATGAGCAGTCGTACTTTCCTGACGGCTGGTTTATGGGAAAAAGTACTTCCAGGAATTAAAAAAGGAGATTATCTTATTATCCAGTTCGGACATAACGATGGTGGCTCATTAAGCACAGGACGTGCCCGCGCTTCATTGAATGGTACAGGCGAGGAATCGCAAACAGTAATCATGGAACGTACCGGCGGACCGGAAGAGGTATTCACATTTGGTCATTACCTGCGTCTTTATATTCGTCAGGCAAAAGCTCACGGAGCAATCCCTATTGTTCTTTCTCATACTCCCGGTAATAAGTGGACTGGAGATAAGATGGATCGTTGCAATGAAACTTATGGCAAATGGTCTAAAGAAGTGGCTGAGCAAGAAGGCGCATATTTCATTGATATAAATGATCGCAGTGCAAGAAAGTTTGAATCTCTTGGAATAGAAAAGACAAAGTCTTATTATAAGGATGGTGTGCATACAACATTTGACGGAGCTGTTCTGAATGCGAAATCTGTTGTTGAAGGCATACTTGACTTGCCCGATTGTCCACTAAATAAATATATTGAGAAAACGGCTTTATCCAAAGAATATAAAGCAGCCGGCAAACCTTTATTCCGTGATCCGGTATATGATGGAGCAGCCGATCCTGTTATTGTCTGGAATAAGAAAGAACAAAAGTGGTTTATGTTTTATACAAACCGACGTGCTAATATGGCCAATAGCAAAGGAGTAGATTGGGTTCATGGAACGCCTATAGGAATTGCCGAATCTTCTGATGGCGGAGCTACCTGGAAATACCGTGGAACAGCCAATATTAATTATGGTTCAAAGGAAGCAACCTTTTGGGCACCGGATATAATTGAGAACAATGGCACTTACCACATGTTCCTGACAGTTGTTCCAGGTATCTTTTCAGACTGGAGTCATCCGCGGGAGATTATTCATCTTACCAGCTCTAACCTTATAGACTGGACCTTTAATTCTAAAATATCTTTAGCTTCAGATAAAGTAATTGATGCATGCATTGTTAAAGCTCCTGATGGAATGTGGCGTATGTATTACAATAATGAAAAAGATCATAAGTCAATTTATTATGCACAAAGCAAAGATTTGAATAAGTGGGAAGATAAGGGCAAAGTAATTGGTGACCGTGCTGGAGAAGGCCCTAAAGTTTTTGCCTGGAAAGGAAAATATTTCATGATTGTAGATAACTGGAATGGACAGGCTGTTTACTCTTCGGATGATATGGAAAACTGGAGACGGCAGGAACATAATATCCTTCGTGAACCGGGTAAAGGAACAGATGACGGAACCAATGGTTTACATGCCGATGTGGTTGTAAATAATGGCAATGCATATATTATCTACTTTACTCATCCGGGAAGAGTAGACATACCGGCAGGTAAGCTGGATAACTATGAAACCAGGCGTAGCTCCATTCAGGTGGGGAAACTGGAATATGAAAACGGAGAAATAAAGTGTGACAGAGATAAACCTGTTTACATAAACCTCAGATAA
- a CDS encoding rhamnogalacturonan lyase, with the protein MKQLIVTLFFLFSLGALAQPNYNYSVLKREKLGRGVVAIRQNSKDVFISWRYLSSDPMNVGFNVYRNGTKLTMKPIVKGTFFKYTDKDSDKKVYTIKPVIQGQERDDLSGTYILPAEAPIGYINIPLDKPADGVTPTGDKYSYSPNDASIGDVDGDGEYEIILKWDPSNAHDNAHNGYTGNVYFDCYRLNGEKLWRIDMGHNIRAGAHYTQFMVFDLDGDNKAEIVMKTSDGTVDGTGKVIGNKEADYRSKKGRILTGSEYLTVFNGKTGAAMTTIDYIPQRGNLMDWGDDEANRSDRFLACVAYLDGVHPSVVMCRGYYTRTVLAAFDWDGKQLTNRWTFDSNVSGNKGYAGQGNHNLRVGDVDGDGCDEIIYGACAIDNNGQGLYTTGMGHGDALHMTAFDPSKKELQVWDCHENKKDGSSFRDARTGKVLFQVNSTIDVGRAMAADIDPRYPGVEMWSYESKGIRNIKGEVINPDMKSFSVNSAVWWDGDLLRELLDKATISKYNWNKGECQPLFTAEGCSSNNGTKATPCLQGDIIGDWREEVLLRTSDNSALHLYVSTIPTQYRFHTFLEDPVYRISIATQNVAYNQPTQPGFYFGPDLKGVFRGYDFGSGKK; encoded by the coding sequence ATGAAACAGCTAATAGTAACACTATTCTTTTTATTTTCTCTTGGAGCATTGGCTCAGCCCAATTATAATTATTCGGTGCTGAAACGTGAAAAACTTGGCCGTGGAGTTGTGGCCATTCGTCAAAACTCTAAGGATGTATTTATTTCCTGGAGATATCTTTCTTCTGATCCGATGAACGTTGGCTTTAATGTTTATCGCAATGGAACCAAACTTACGATGAAGCCTATTGTTAAGGGTACGTTCTTTAAATATACTGATAAGGATTCTGATAAGAAGGTTTATACCATAAAACCGGTAATTCAAGGACAGGAAAGGGACGACTTGTCGGGTACATACATTCTTCCGGCTGAAGCTCCGATTGGATATATAAATATACCTCTTGATAAACCGGCTGATGGAGTTACTCCAACAGGTGATAAATATAGTTATTCTCCCAATGATGCCAGTATTGGTGATGTAGACGGAGACGGAGAGTATGAGATCATACTTAAATGGGATCCATCCAATGCTCACGATAATGCACATAACGGATATACCGGAAATGTTTACTTTGACTGTTATCGCCTGAATGGAGAAAAACTCTGGCGTATTGATATGGGACATAATATACGTGCCGGAGCACATTATACTCAATTTATGGTTTTTGATCTGGATGGAGATAATAAGGCCGAAATTGTGATGAAAACATCTGATGGAACAGTTGATGGAACAGGAAAAGTAATAGGAAATAAGGAGGCGGATTATCGTTCTAAAAAAGGTCGTATTCTTACCGGATCTGAATATCTTACTGTCTTTAATGGAAAGACTGGGGCTGCTATGACTACAATTGATTACATTCCACAACGGGGTAATCTGATGGATTGGGGAGATGATGAGGCAAATAGGTCCGATCGTTTCCTTGCTTGTGTAGCTTATCTGGATGGAGTGCATCCCAGTGTGGTAATGTGCCGTGGATATTATACCCGTACGGTACTTGCAGCTTTTGACTGGGACGGAAAGCAATTAACAAACCGGTGGACATTTGATTCAAATGTTTCAGGTAATAAAGGATACGCCGGACAAGGTAACCACAATCTTCGTGTAGGAGATGTGGATGGTGATGGATGCGATGAAATAATTTATGGAGCATGTGCTATTGATAATAATGGCCAGGGACTTTACACTACCGGTATGGGACATGGAGATGCTTTGCATATGACAGCTTTTGATCCTTCCAAAAAAGAACTTCAGGTGTGGGACTGTCACGAAAACAAAAAGGATGGTTCTTCATTCCGTGATGCTCGTACCGGAAAAGTCCTTTTTCAGGTAAATAGTACAATTGATGTAGGCCGCGCAATGGCAGCTGATATTGATCCTCGGTATCCGGGAGTGGAAATGTGGTCATATGAAAGCAAAGGAATTCGTAATATTAAAGGAGAGGTTATTAATCCAGATATGAAATCATTCTCTGTGAACTCAGCAGTGTGGTGGGACGGCGATCTTTTGCGTGAGCTTCTTGATAAAGCTACAATCAGCAAATATAACTGGAATAAGGGTGAATGCCAGCCTCTTTTTACAGCAGAGGGTTGCAGCTCGAATAATGGTACAAAAGCCACACCGTGTCTGCAGGGAGATATTATCGGTGATTGGAGGGAAGAGGTTTTGCTTCGTACATCGGATAATTCCGCTTTACACTTATATGTATCAACTATTCCTACCCAATATCGTTTCCATACATTCCTGGAAGATCCTGTTTATCGTATCAGTATCGCTACACAGAATGTGGCATACAATCAGCCAACTCAGCCCGGATTCTATTTTGGTCCCGATCTGAAAGGTGTATTCAGAGGATATGATTTCGGCTCAGGTAAAAAATAG
- a CDS encoding RagB/SusD family nutrient uptake outer membrane protein, giving the protein MKINKLLLAAVMAGTVGATITSCSSDFLDENLTTQYSTQRFTTQDGLDELVTGTYQKLKFKFNYIWGIEMYNLGVDEFTDANNAIPSFNCYSADLNSAETGANAPLWDNMYGGIESANTLIQNIPLYYDKTNTNYNTRLGESYFLRAYFYLQLVTQYGGVPLKLQPSTSVETYFTRASEQDCFAQIISDLDQAYSLLPTKAAQTGRITKWAAAHFLAKAHLTRSSELYSSWNSSTTAADLDAVIKYGQEVVTAQPLCDNYVNLWDFTKANSANELVSEVVLAAQFSDDQTTWGRYGNQMHLYYPSVYQDIAGTKRDISGDREFSYARATNYSMDVFDRVNDSRFWKSFTTCYGCNYTKDAPTWSAANAPLGPTGTVAGTKRFIGGQLAIKYIVNDAGDARYAQVTNDPTGVLKNSVMQNTHTFVRYFNSEPQAWVGIHGNEGHSGIPKRSVALSKYRDGYRNAVSSQFGTRDAIIARSAEDALMVAEAYIRQGEAQYSNAIIWINKLRDRAAFKDGEDRSKNVDGGQAYKNNSYCSGLGGGFSADGAIYWDKNTYYESNNDMPVTTTSTASAMHINSVNDIYSSKVDSPIYDKLGCTTNAAKMMCFLLNERTRELCGETYRWEDLARTKTLESRWKAFNDGFVRGNTAFSASTHYYRPIPQSFLDNITDQNGVALTADQKAAMQNPGY; this is encoded by the coding sequence ATGAAAATAAATAAATTATTATTAGCAGCAGTGATGGCAGGTACAGTAGGTGCGACTATCACATCTTGTAGCAGTGATTTCTTGGATGAAAATCTGACTACACAGTATAGTACTCAGCGTTTTACTACTCAAGATGGTCTTGACGAATTGGTTACTGGTACTTATCAGAAATTGAAATTCAAATTCAACTATATCTGGGGTATTGAAATGTATAACTTAGGCGTGGATGAATTTACCGATGCCAATAACGCAATACCAAGTTTCAACTGCTACAGTGCTGACTTGAATTCGGCGGAAACTGGAGCCAACGCTCCTCTTTGGGATAATATGTACGGAGGTATAGAATCAGCCAATACATTGATTCAGAATATTCCTCTTTATTATGATAAGACTAATACAAATTATAACACTCGCTTGGGTGAAAGCTATTTTTTACGTGCTTATTTTTATTTACAGCTAGTAACTCAATACGGTGGTGTACCTTTGAAATTACAACCTTCTACAAGTGTTGAAACTTACTTTACCCGTGCTTCTGAGCAAGATTGTTTCGCTCAGATCATTTCAGACTTGGATCAGGCTTATAGTTTATTGCCAACTAAAGCGGCTCAAACTGGTCGTATAACTAAATGGGCGGCAGCTCACTTTTTGGCCAAAGCTCATTTAACCCGTTCCAGTGAATTGTACTCATCCTGGAACTCTTCTACAACGGCTGCAGATTTAGATGCTGTTATCAAATACGGACAGGAAGTGGTTACTGCTCAGCCATTGTGTGACAACTATGTTAATCTGTGGGATTTCACAAAGGCTAATAGTGCTAACGAATTGGTATCAGAAGTAGTTCTGGCAGCTCAGTTCTCTGACGACCAAACTACCTGGGGACGTTATGGTAACCAAATGCACTTGTATTATCCTTCTGTTTATCAGGATATTGCTGGTACTAAACGTGATATTTCAGGTGATCGTGAGTTCTCATATGCTCGTGCCACCAATTATTCAATGGATGTATTTGACCGTGTAAACGACTCTCGTTTCTGGAAATCATTCACTACTTGCTATGGTTGTAACTATACGAAAGATGCTCCTACCTGGTCGGCTGCAAATGCTCCACTAGGACCTACAGGTACTGTAGCTGGTACTAAACGTTTTATTGGTGGTCAGTTGGCTATCAAATATATTGTGAATGATGCCGGTGATGCTCGTTATGCACAAGTTACAAATGATCCTACAGGTGTTTTGAAAAATAGTGTTATGCAGAATACTCATACTTTTGTACGTTACTTTAATAGCGAACCGCAAGCATGGGTAGGTATACATGGAAATGAAGGCCATTCTGGCATACCAAAACGTTCCGTTGCTTTATCTAAGTATCGTGATGGTTATCGTAATGCTGTTTCTTCCCAGTTTGGTACACGTGATGCTATTATAGCTCGTTCTGCTGAAGATGCTTTGATGGTAGCTGAAGCTTATATCCGTCAGGGAGAAGCTCAATATTCCAATGCAATTATATGGATAAATAAATTGCGTGATCGTGCAGCTTTCAAAGATGGTGAAGATCGTTCTAAAAACGTAGATGGAGGTCAGGCTTATAAGAATAACTCATATTGTTCAGGTTTAGGTGGAGGTTTCTCTGCTGATGGAGCTATCTATTGGGACAAAAATACCTATTATGAATCTAATAATGATATGCCAGTGACTACAACTTCTACTGCATCTGCTATGCATATCAACTCTGTAAATGATATTTATAGCTCAAAGGTTGATTCACCTATTTACGATAAACTAGGTTGTACAACAAATGCAGCTAAGATGATGTGTTTCTTACTGAATGAACGTACTCGTGAGCTTTGTGGAGAAACATATCGTTGGGAAGATTTGGCAAGAACAAAAACTCTTGAATCTCGTTGGAAAGCATTCAATGATGGTTTTGTTAGAGGTAATACAGCATTTAGTGCTTCTACTCACTATTATCGTCCTATTCCACAATCATTCCTGGATAATATCACCGATCAAAATGGTGTAGCTTTGACTGCTGATCAAAAGGCTGCAATGCAGAACCCCGGATATTAA